The genomic DNA TAGAAAAGTTAGATGGTGAAAATACATCCCTTTATAAAGATGCTATTCATGCAAGGTCGTTATCAAGTGGTCATCACCCATCGAGAACATGGGTAAAAACGTTACAAGGAAGTATGGGGTATAGAATTCCAGAAGGATGGCGTATATGTGGTGAAAATGTATATGCTTGTCATAGCATTCACTACACAGCACTGACTTCCTATTTTTATGTCTTTTCAATATGGAATGAGAAAAATGAATGTTTATCGTGGGATGCAACAGTTGCATGGTGTAAAAAGTTAGGCCTTGCACACGTTCCAGTGTTATATCGTGGCCCTTATAATGAAAAGGTAATTCGTTCGTGCTACAACGGTACTTCACTCTTTGGAGGGATTCAGGAAGGGTATGTACTTAGATTAACGGATGCGTTTCACTATAATGATTTTTCAAAATCCGTAGGGAAATTTGTTCGAAAAGACCATGTGCAATCCAATCAGCACTGGATGACACAAGCGGTTATCCCCAATAAATTAGCAAAATAAAAACACGCAATTCCAAATGGAACTGCGTGTTTTTTCGTTTTCTAACATCATTTGACGTTCATGTATGGTTACTCTTATCAGAGAATATACTCCCTAACACGGAAAACTATTAATTTATTAGTTTTTATTCGTAACTTTTAAAGTATCTAATACAACTTTAGTCGCGTCAGCAATAAGCTTATCATTATATTCTGCATCTTCTTTATCATGATTAGAAAGGATGGCAAGAACAATTGGCTTTTTGTTTGGTGGCCAAATAATCGCAATATCATTCCTTGTTCCATAAGATCCTGCGCCTGTTTTATCAGCTACTTCCCATCCTTTTGGTACGCCCGCACGAATCAACTTATCACCAGTCGTATTTCTCTTCATCCAATCTACTAATAATTCACGTTTCTCTGTTGGAAGTGCAGATCCTAATGTAAATGATTGAAGTGTCTTAGCGATCGCTTCTGGTGTACTGGTATCGCGCGTTTCTCCAGGATGTACTTCATTTAATTCAGGTTCAAATCGTTCAGATTTAGTAACCGTATCTCCTGTTTCTCTCAAGATTTTTTCAAATGCGGATGGACCACCTAATTTTTTAAGAATTAAATTATGTGCCGTACTGTCACTATATCGAACAGAAGCATCTGCAAGTTCTTTTAACGTCATTCCTGTATCCACATGCTTTTCTGTAATTGGATTATAATTAGAAAGGTCTTCACGCGTATACGTAATCCTTTCATCAAGAGCTTCTATTGAGTTCTGACGTAAAAGAGCTCCCGCTGCTAATGATTTAGATGTAGAGGCAAATGCAAAACGATCATTTGGATGATAAGCAACAGTTTGATTTGTACCTGTATCCAGAGCATAAATACCAAGCTTAGCATTATATTCTTTTTCAAGCTTAGCAAAAGAATCATGACCTGTATTTTCTTGTTTAATTTGCTTTATTTGTTTTGTTTGCTTAGGTGGTTCAGATGGAGTATTACTATTAGAACACCCTATTAGTGTTACACATGAAAGTAATACGACAGGTACAATCTTTTTGTAGGTAAAGAACTTGTTTAAAACGTACATGAATTTTCAACCTCTTTCAACAATATATGGATTTTGTTTTGGTATTTTAAATACCGATGTTAATTAAAGTGGGTGTTGGATACCAATACTTCTGAAGTTGAATTTTAACAGGATAAGCAGAACCAAAGCGTTTATATGAATGAACGGTTACTGTTTAGGGTGTTTCTTTTTTGCTTACACTTGTAATAGTTTACCTGTGAAAGTATTAAACTCGTAACATTTAAATGAAGTATTTCAATACACACTTTTTTTACATCACTTTACTTTTGGGAATAATAAGTCCTTTCATATTTTTAGGAATACACATAATAGACACT from Bacillus cereus G9842 includes the following:
- a CDS encoding RNA ligase family protein, producing MDGFETQEVIVLEKLDGENTSLYKDAIHARSLSSGHHPSRTWVKTLQGSMGYRIPEGWRICGENVYACHSIHYTALTSYFYVFSIWNEKNECLSWDATVAWCKKLGLAHVPVLYRGPYNEKVIRSCYNGTSLFGGIQEGYVLRLTDAFHYNDFSKSVGKFVRKDHVQSNQHWMTQAVIPNKLAK
- the blaIII gene encoding class A beta-lactamase BlaIII, with the translated sequence MYVLNKFFTYKKIVPVVLLSCVTLIGCSNSNTPSEPPKQTKQIKQIKQENTGHDSFAKLEKEYNAKLGIYALDTGTNQTVAYHPNDRFAFASTSKSLAAGALLRQNSIEALDERITYTREDLSNYNPITEKHVDTGMTLKELADASVRYSDSTAHNLILKKLGGPSAFEKILRETGDTVTKSERFEPELNEVHPGETRDTSTPEAIAKTLQSFTLGSALPTEKRELLVDWMKRNTTGDKLIRAGVPKGWEVADKTGAGSYGTRNDIAIIWPPNKKPIVLAILSNHDKEDAEYNDKLIADATKVVLDTLKVTNKN